One window from the genome of Salvia splendens isolate huo1 chromosome 9, SspV2, whole genome shotgun sequence encodes:
- the LOC121748988 gene encoding IQ domain-containing protein IQM2-like: MGVSCSCPLSFFFDLENGFESVLTNSSKLESDERNTPVRSSSFNGKLLREGSLRFRAKKTQTMRFIEAQVDDQESVALLSRSGNTTPQPNSPILDPSSPKHEAAIKLQKVYKSFRTRRKLADCAVLIEQSWWKVLDFAELKRSSISFFDIDKHETAISRWSRARTRAAKVGKGLSQNSKAQKLALQHWLEAIDPRHRYGHNLHFYYLNWLNSQSKEPFFYWLDIGEGKEVNLMEKCPRSKLQHQCIKYLGPREREAYEIAVEDGKLLYKKTGELLDTIDEPKGCKWIFVLSTSRTLYVSQKKKGSFQHSSFLAGGATLAAGRIIADKGVLKVVWPHSGHYRPTAENFQDFVSFLKDNNVDLDKVEFDSVDDEDKESVGKHMRNISSGDDLPEREQLDMKEYIVEYKVNSSELHAPRSSSNLTLQIPSKEFLLERLNIEVKKAESPTRSFILAEEPLAPKLGNGVEQINISKKKEEDTKEETIVEESILQRINSHKGTMSYQLGKQLSCKWSTGAGPRIGCLRDYPPGLQTRALEQVNLSPRSRCRLRIDFPSRASTPSGSNLSRASSCSIGCSSFL; the protein is encoded by the exons ATGGGGGTATCTTGTTCATGTCCACTTAGTTTCTTCTTTGATTTGGAGAATGGATTTGAATCAGTGCTTACAAATTCTTCCAAACTAGAGAGTGATGAGAGGAACACGCCGGTTCGATCTTCGAGCTTCAATGGGAAGCTCTTGAGAGAAGGATCTCTCAGGTTTCGAGCCAAGAAAACTCAAACCATGAGATTCATTGAGGCTCAAGTCGATGATCAAGAATCGGTTGCCTTATTGTCTAGATCGGGGAACACCACGCCACAGCCAAATTCACCGATCCTGGATCCGAGCAGCCCCAAACACGAGGCTGCTATAAAGTTGCAGAAGGTCTACAAGAGCTTCCGGACAAGGCGAAAGCTTGCTGATTGTGCTGTTTTGATTGAGCAGAGCTGGTGGAAGGTGTTGGATTTTGCAGAGCTCAAGAGGAGCTCCATTTCGTTCTTCGACATTGATAAGCACGAGACAGCAATCTCTCGTTGGTCGAGAGCAAGAACAAGGGCTGCCAAG GTTGGAAAAGGCTTGTCACAGAATAGCAAAGCTCAGAAACTCGCGTTGCAGCACTGGCTCGAAGCT ATTGATCCACGACACCGTTATGGACACAATCTACATTTTTATTACTTGAATTGGCTGAATTCTCAAAGCAAAGAGCCCTTCTTCTACTG GCTGGATATAGGAGAGGGGAAGGAAGTTAATCTTATGGAGAAGTGCCCTCGTTCTAAGCTTCAACACCAGTGCATCAAGTACCTTGGACCG agggagagagaggcTTACGAAATTGCAGTGGAAGACGGGAAGCTCTTGTACAAGAAAACAGGGGAGCTTCTTGACACCATAGACGAACCAAAGGGTTGCAAGTGGATATTTGTCCTTAGCACGTCCAGGACCTTATACGTCTCGCAAAAAAAGAAAGGCTCGTTTCAGCACTCTAGCTTCTTGGCCGGAGGAGCCACGCTGGCTGCTGGGAGGATCATAGCTGACAAAGGCGTCTTAAAG GTGGTCTGGCCTCACAGTGGGCATTACCGGCCTACAGCAGAGAATTTTCAAGATTTCGTATCATTTCTCAAGGATAATAATGTGGATCTTGACAAAGTTGAG TTCGATTCTGTTGATGACGAGGATAAAGAATCAGTCGGGAAGCACATGAGAAACATCTCCTCCGGAGATGACTTGCCTGAAAGAGAGCAGCTGGATATGAAAGAATACATTGTCGAATACAAGGTTAACTCGTCCGAGCTACATGCGCCACGTAGCTCTAGTAACCTCACTCTCCAGATACCGAGTAAAGAGTTCTTATTAGAAAGGCTAAACATTGAAGTGAAAAAAGCTGAATCCCCAACCAGAAGCTTCATCCTAGCAGAAGAGCCTCTTGCTCCAAAATTAGGCAACGGTGTGGAACAGATCAACATCtccaagaaaaaagaagaagacaCGAAAGAGGAGACAATCGTGGAGGAATCCATACTCCAACGAATCAACTCACACAAAGGAACGATGTCCTACCAATTGGGGAAGCAACTGTCTTGCAAGTGGAGCACGGGAGCTGGACCTCGGATTGGCTGCTTGAGAGACTATCCACCGGGGCTCCAGACTCGCGCGCTGGAGCAAGTGAATCTATCTCCAAGAAGCAGATGCCGCCTGAGAATCGACTTCCCTTCCCGCGCATCAACGCCATCCGGGAGCAACCTTTCTCGCGCGAGCAGCTGCAGCATTGGATGCAGTTCTTTTCTATAA
- the LOC121749801 gene encoding vesicle transport protein GOT1-like, producing MMSFEMNDRKKIGLGLTGFGVFFSFLGIIFFFDKGLIAMGNILFFAGVTLTIGLKSSAQFFMKRSNFKGTISFGVGFFLVIIGWPIIGMIVEAYGFVVLFSGFWPTLAVFLQKMPIIGWLFQQPFVRSFFDRYRGKRVPV from the exons ATGATGTCCTTCGAGATGAACGATCGTAAAA AAATCGGACTCGGTTTGACAGGTTTTGGAGTGTTCTTTTCATTTCTCGGGATCATTTTCTTCTTTGATAAGGGTCTGATTGCAATGGGAAAT ATCCTTTTCTTCGCAGGCGTGACATTAACCATTGGGCTCAAGTCTTCAGCCCAATTCTTTATGAAGCGTTCTAATTTCAAG GGAACAATTTCTTTTGGTGTTGGCTTCTTCTTGGTTATCATTGGATGGCCTATCATAGGCATGATAGTCGAGGCTTATGGATTTGTTGTGCTCTTCAG TGGCTTCTGGCCGACTCTAGCTGTATTTCTGCAGAAGATGCCTATTATTGGATGGCTATTCCAACAACCTTTTGTGAGATCG TTTTTTGACCGTTACCGTGGAAAGAGAGTACCCGTCTGA